The following proteins come from a genomic window of Larimichthys crocea isolate SSNF chromosome XV, L_crocea_2.0, whole genome shotgun sequence:
- the LOC104933329 gene encoding uncharacterized protein LOC104933329: protein MEAVFSRFDSFDFESDRRFVDGLKTVRDRDRDKELDMKLFFYNRFVEPIDRTSYKQWSSASPHVTQTDCSDEATPSGSDSDISNNQTAETSAETEATQQLSFAEVMRLVQEGKEVPGAKKLDVKPTNQNPTPSAMERRLKPWETPK, encoded by the exons ATGGAGGCTGTCTTCTCCAGGTTCGACTCGTTTGACTTCGAGTCTGATCGTCGGTTCGTGGACGGACTGAAGACCGTGAGGGACCGAGACCGAGACAAAGAGCTGGACATGAAACTGTTCTTCTACAACAG GTTTGTGGAGCCGATAGACCGGACCAGCTACAAGCAGTGGAGCTCTGCCTCTCCTCATGTGACACAGACGGACTGCAGCGATGAGGCGACACCTTCAGGTTCAGACTCTGATATCAGCAACAACCAGACAGCAGAGACGTCTGCGGAGACGGAGGCCACGCAGCAGCTCTCCTTCGCAGAGGTGATGCGGCTGGTTCAGGAGGGGAAGGAGGTGCCAGGAGCGAAAAAACTGGACGTGAAACCAACAAACCAGAACCCGACTCCGTCTGCGATGGAGAGGAGACTGAAACCCTGGGAAACACCCAAGTGA